From the genome of Halichoerus grypus chromosome X, mHalGry1.hap1.1, whole genome shotgun sequence:
aagatttatttatttattttatttatttatttacttacttatttatttgagagggcgggggagagaggggcagagggaaaaggagagagagaatctcaagcagactcccagctgaacgcagagcccaaggcagggcttgatctcaccatcctgagatcatgacctgatccaaaaccaagagttggacactcaactgattgagccaccaaggcacccccaaATTATACTCTTAcccattattattttcataagatGAGAGGCATTTTCATGCTTTACTGATATCCAAATAAATCGTGTCTACCATATTTTCCTGGTCTGTTACTTCAAAGTGACCCTGAACCACTCCTCTGGTACTCAATAAAGGATATTAAACTATATTACCTTTTCTTCCTAATTATATAGTTAAGACTCTTCTGGGCATAGCCTATGCCTTATATTTTCTTGCAAACTATTCaattccattcattcaacaaatatttattgacactccactatgtgccaggtactattctggACTCTCCTTCCTTTGTGTAAAATGATAATTAAGTATTCATAGCACTATTGCCTCAACATCCAACCCTGGACAAATAGCTACCTGCCCTGTCTGGTCCTGCCATGTCTGCCACACTGTCCCTCCTATCACCAATCTCACCCAAAGCTTGAAAAGACTTTGTCACTGACCCCTATCCAAATCACTAAATAGACTTTTACAAAATTTTGAGAATGATTAAACTATCATACCATCGTTGCCTCTTTTAGAAATAGTCTCTCCTTCCGCTGGGTTCTCACAGTACCTTATGTATAACATTCTTACAGTACCTAGTGTATTCTACTTTTTATTGTACTCATATCTGTCTGCGTGTCTTATTTTGCCCCCTAGATCataagctccctgaaggcaggaacCGTGGCTCAGCTCTGTAGACCCAGAAAATTTTTACCATGCCTGGCATCTGGTGATACTGaatgaaaatcaataaagagaaGGGCAGCCCCTTAAAGCAGCAGTTGTCAGGCTTACCTGCACCTCTACCAACCAGTCCACAAGAATGGCCCTCATGTAACTGCTGATGTCAGTCTGcctgttcatgtattttttaagtatgaACTTTTCCTggcagcaataaaaaagaaatattaatccATAAACTCTTCTTATAGTTCAAAAATTgtaacttaggaaaaaaatacttgcaacTAACATCTCAGACAAAGAAACTGTAACAACATAATTAACTTCTTCAGTTCTAACTCATTATTTTCAGCTGGTATCAGGGGCCGATCAAAGTCTCCTTTTCCAGACAAGTTCTAGTTATCCTTGGGAAATGGATGCACGTCATATTCAAGCGTCAGGGTGGATATGGAGGAGTCCAGGGGGAATATGGAATATGGGCAGGAACACACCTATGACTATAGATGAATACCAAAGAGGTTCTGCCCCTTCTTTGCAATTCAATCTAAAGCACAATGCCATGCTGTGTAGAGCAGTGGTTCGCAAACTTTAACACATATACCACCTGGGGATCTTTAAAATTCACATGCTAATTTAGAAGGTCTGGGTGGGGCTAggtttctgcatttctaacaagatccCAAGTGAAACTGACACTGCTGAGCTAAGGCCCATACTTGTAGTATAACAAAATTATCTCTTACTTCCTCCAAGCTACACTAGAAAAAGTGAAGGGTCTGGAGTCAGTAAATCAAATGTTATGTCTCTAAAGACAAGATATTCATCCTCCCTCTTATGCATGGCCTGCTAAAATTTTAGTTGGTAGATAATCTTGGTCCCATCTGTTCcgttgagagagagaagaaaatttggAATCAACGAATTTTAGTGGTCAAGGAGACTGGCTGAttttaaaggaggaagaaaatgtcACCAGGTTGGAGAGTGATTCTACATATGATGCCAGAAACTTGCATAGGGAAGGGAAAAGATCTCAAAGAGCAGCCACTCAGAAGAAGACTACTATTTTTGTGTCTGAGACTGTCTCCTCAACAATTAGAGGCACAGGCTTATGGTCTTCAAGGTAATCAGACTTTTAGCCCATATCCCAGCTCTACCATATACTAGTTGTGTGATTCTGAGCAGTTTCTCCAATCtataaaaaggagataataaTACATACCATCATGAAGTTATTGGgagaattaaacaagataatgtcTATAAACCCCTTAACCTCAATGTCTAACTTATGGTAAGCTACCAGTTGATGTcagttgttgctgttattattttaatcatcatTATTACTTCCCCTTTCAACTTGCATTTGAAGGATGGAATGATGAGGAAATGAGACCTAGAAATCCTTCCCCTCCAACAGCCACCTAcatacctctctctctttcatgtaACTGAAGATATCCTTGGCATATATTGGGTTGAAAAATGGATCACTGTAGTTCTTGTCAATATCCTCCAATGGGGTTACCTGCTTGGAAATCACCAAAAAGATATTAGGAGGAGAAAGATTCCAAGGAAGGCTTAGCACATACACATAAAGGATACACTTCTTTCTTCCCACTGTCATCTTCTGCTAAGGTTCCTCAAGCCTCATATATCCTGGGTCACAACAGAGCACCCCCTGGTTCTTCAATCCTCATACTGCCAAGTGACCAAGAAATGTTTAGTCCTTCTTGTACACGCCTGCTCTGCCCTAGGAACTAGGCACCATTTTTACAGGTAAGTTCAAGACTCTCCAGGAAAAACACTCTTATTTTACTATTTCAACTTATGTCACGTATCTTCTTAGGTCACTTGTTTTGTCCCAATGTTTTGATCTAACCCAATTCATCTTCTTGGTAGCCTTTTCCTCCCTTCTATACCTCTACCCAGTTTGTTTTGCCTACAAGAGGGGTATTTCTCCTCCTGCTTGCCAAATCTCATTCCTTCATCCTTCCAATTTTCAACTTAAATACCATCTTCCTTGGGAGATGCTTCTGTAGACTTTACTCATCTTTGACTGGAGTCCACTGTAATGCAGATTGCAATTACTAAGAAAGgcaatttacacacacacacacacacacacaatattccAGATCCTTGTGGgtattcctggaataaataatttctaattgtttGGGTGTATTTCTATGCCAATCGGAAAGTCAAGAGATCCCACAAGGCCAACTTGATTTACTATAGCTTACTATATACAGATCAATTGCTTAGGAAGgcaaaaaaaatctctttactaGCAGCCACCTACAGGACAACAAAGAACACATCATCtaatttaagaagaaagagaacaggatACCTCCTTCTGTGACCTCTTGCCCCAAGATGAGGAAGGTTTATTGGAACTGGATTCACAAGCACTGGACTTGCTTGTGATATTGAACTTGCCCACACTGGACAGGCCTGTTCTGGGTTCGGGGGCAGTGCTGGACACATATGAGCTGGTTTCAACTTGGAGGATCAAGAAATCTTTGAGAGAGTTATCTTTCTTTTGGGTGGGATTCTCTTGCAAGGCCAATGGCTCCTTCAGGGACAACTCCCTCCCAGTGGTGGGTTTCTCATTCAAAGCAAATGTCTCCTTGACATGGAATGTCTCGTTGAGGGTAGGTTTCTCCTGAAAGGACAATGGCTCCTTGAAGAgggtctccttctccctgctgggCTTCTCCTTCAAGGCCAAGGGCCCCCTCAGGGTAGCTTCTTCTTCAACTGTGGGATTCTCTTGCAAGGCCAAGGACTCCCTTGGGATGGTCCCCTCAAAGCTGGGCTTCTGAAAAGCCAGTGGTTGCTTAATAAAGGACTCTTCATTGGTGATATTCTCTTGCAAGGCCAAATGCTTCTTCAAGAGGAACACCTCCCCCTGAGCAATGGGtttcttctttaaagataatTGCTTCTCAAGGCTTGTTGCCACCTCAATGGAGAGCTCCTCCTTCAGAACCAATGGTTTATTTAAAAGGGATTCCTCTTCAGTAGTGCACTTCTCCTGCAAAGCCAACAGCTTCTTCAAGGAATCCTCTTTGGTATCAGTCTTCTTCTGCAAGCCCAAAGCCTTCCAGAAGAGGGACTCATCTTTGTTGGTAGGTTTAACATGCAATGAAAATGGCTCCTGAGAAAGGAATTCCTCCTCAGTAGTAGGCTTCTCCTCTAAGGTCAATGGTTCCTTAATATACAATTCTTCTTCAGTGGTGGTTTTTTCTGGCAAGGCCAATGGCTTAGTTGAGAGGGACACCTCCTGCAGAGTGGTGTGCTTCTCTTTCAATACAGGTGGATCCTGGAAGAGGAACTCCTCTTCAGTTATAGACTTTTTATTAAAGGGCAATAGCTTCTTAAAGAGTGACTCTTCTTCAGAGATGGTCTTCTCTGAGACCAGTGGCTTCTTTAAGAGGAACATCTTCCCCTGCAtgaattgttttttctttaaagataacGGTGTCTTGGTAAGGATTGTCTCCTCAGTTGAAGACTTCTTCCTAAGTGACACTGGCTCCATAAAGAAGGACTCCTTATCCTTGCTAATCATATTCTGCAAGTCCAACATTTCTTGGCAGATGGACATCATTATTTGAGAGGcacactttttcttctttaaagataaaGGCTCCTTGGTAGAGACTGCCTCATCTGTGGTATGTTTCTTCCTAAAGGGAACTGGGTCCATAAGAAATTCATCTTCACCATCAACATTCTCCTGCAATGCCCCTGGCTTCTTCAAAAGAGCTACCTCCCCATGCGTGGTATGCTTCTCTTGCAACATAGGTGATTCCTTGAAGAGAGACTCCTCCTCGGTGGTAGACTTCTTTTTAAAGGACAACTTGTCTCCAGAAGTGGCCTGCAATACTAGTGGCTTCTTCAAGCAGGACACCTTGCCCTGACTAGTacactttctcttctttaaagatAATAGCATCTTGGTGGGGGTTGCCTCCTCAATGGTACATTTCTTCTTAAAGGCCAAAGTCTCCTTTGAAAGTGACTCCTCCTCAGTTAGAGTCTTTTGCAAGGTCAAGGCCTTCTTCAAGATGGACACCTCCTCCTGAGTGGTGTGCTCCTCTTGCAACGTGGGTGGCTCATGGAAAAGGGACTCCTCAGTGGTGTCCTTCTTCTTAGGGGACCGTGGCTCCTTAATGAATGACTTCTCTCCAGAGGTGATCTTTTGCAATGCTAGTGGCTTCTTCAAGTGGTACATCTTCCCCTGAATGGTACACTTCTTCTTTACAGGTAACGGTTTCTTGGTGGGGTTTGTCTCCTTGGTAGTACGTTTCTTCCTAAGGGACATTGGCTCCATAAGATATTTATACTTACTGTCCTTCTCCTCCTGCAATGCCTGTGGCTTCTTCAAGAGGACCACCTCCCCACTAGTGGTGTGCTTCTCCTGCAATGCAGATGGCTCCTGGAAGAGAGACTCCAATGGCTCCTTAATGAGTGCCTTCTCTCCAGAGGTGGTCTTCTGCAATTCTAATGGCTTTTTCAAGTGAGCCAACTTCCCTTGAATAGTATACTTCTTCTTTAAAGATAATGGCCTCAAGGTGAAGGTTGCCTCCTTGCTGGTAGGTTTCTTCTTGAAAGCCAGTGGCTCCTTAATGAGGGACTCCTCTTCAGAGGTGGTCTTCTGCAATACTAGTGGTTTCTTCATATGGGACACCTTCCCCTGAGTGGTacacttcttcttcttccttaaaGATAACAACTTCTTGGTGGGGGTTGCCTCCTCTGTTTTAGGCTTCTTTCTAAAGTTTGTTGGCTCCATAAAGAAGGAATCCCCTTCAACAGTGACGTCCTGCAAAGCCAAGTCCCCCTGATATGTACACATCTTCTTTAAAGATAATGTTCCTTTGGTGATGGCTGCCTCCTCAGTTTTATGCTTCTTCCCAAAAGTCATTGGCTCTACAACAAACTCATCAGCGTTGTCAGCTTCCCCCTGTAAGGATGGCGGCTTCTCCATGAGGTATACCTCCCCCTGATTTGTGGACTTCTTTAAAGATAATGACCTTTTGAAAAGGCCTGTGTCCTCAGTAGTGAgttcctcttttaaaattaatggctttttgaaaaatgataCCTCCTCAGTAGTGGTTGTTTTAGAGATGGTAGGTATCTCCAGAATGAGTGGTTTCTCCATAATATTTGGTACCAAGGTAGTAGAGACTACTACTGGTGAGGGTTCCAGCTTATAACTGTAAAGGAAACAATGTCTGATTAAGAAGAATGCAGTTCCTAGAATCCTCACCAACCATCTCATTTTGTTGCTATATTTATAAAAGGGGAAAGGACTTCAACCTCAAGAGACAGATTAAAGGGTAAAAATCAATTACCATAGTGAATCAAAGTAGCACACTATATAGTTTCTATGGCCTAGGTTCTCTCacttttctgaaaaatttcccCTAAAATCCAGGTTATACTTTACTAAATatgaattatttcctttatttatatataaagtctTTATTCTAATACCACATTGTATGAGTTATCTGCTATTATATCAGTCTCCCTCACTAGctgcatttatttatctttgtctaTCAGCACCAGGCATCTGGTAAAGTGCAGGCTGAAATTAATATTGTTTGAAGACTTATGAGAAAATTTTAAGAGAGAAGCTTATGAAGGCTTAGAGAAAGGTGGGCTGGTACTTAATGTTGGTGGTATCTAACCACATCCCCTTCAACCTAAGCTATTCATGAGATACTTTCCCAATGGAGAGAATAAAAAGAccacaataaacatttgttcacaTGGGTCAGATTCAAAGCTTTGTTTTGAACAGGATTTCACGTCCAATTAGTAACTAACCTAGTGTGACCAAATCACTGGAGGACTCGAAATCAGAAGAGAGAATTGAAGGCAAATACAATCATCAGTCTGAACAAGAGTAAATGCCCCCAAAACTAgatatcatatgattccatttatatgaaatgtccagaatagacataCCCATAGAGGTGTATCCACAAAAGAAAGTAGATTGGTAGTTGCCTGTGGCTggaaaggggcagggaaggggggggtaaaaggggaggggctgggaaaagaaagggactACTAATTGGTTcaagttttttggggggtgttgaaaagttctaaaattagatagtagtgatggctgtacaactctatgaatataatttaaaaaccactgtattgttttaaaaaaaaaaaaggaagtacctGGAGAGGTTCCACATGGCCAGATAGATTCCAGGTCCCtcctgatgagaacttttaaaggTAGTCTCCAGATAATCTAGTTATGATAAAGAGTATGCCTTCTAGAGCTAacctgcctggattcaaatcctggctcctccacctactggctgggtgaccttgggctagttaaCTGTCTGTGCTTCACTTTTTTCACCGATACAATGGGGGTCATATTACCTctttatagggttgttgtgaaaatttGATCACTTAATATgcaataaaaacatgtaaaacaaaGAATAGTTCAAAACtaactgtatgccaataaatcaggtaacttagatgaaatggacaaattcctaagaagccacaaactaccaaaactgacttaaaaagaaaacagaaaatctgagtaGACCTATAACAACCAAAAACAttgaattaatataaaaactacccacaaagaaaagtccaggcccagatggttttgctgtagaattctaccaaacatctaaagaagaattaataccagttCCCCATAAACAACcccaagaaatagaagatatgaGAACAGTtaccaactcattctatgaagccagtattactcgataccaaaaacaaagatatcacaagaaaattatagtctggtatctcttaaaaatataggtgcaaaaatccCCCACAaacactagcaaaccaaatccggCAACACATAAAAgtattatacaccatgaccaagtgggatttgtcccaGGAATACAAGATTAgtttaacatccaaaaatcaattcATGTATCAAGCCatattaatggaataaaaaacaaagccacatgatcatctcaatagatccagaaaaatcatttgacaaaatacaacaccgTTTCATGATAAAGGACTCAACAGACTAAGAATAGAAAGGAgattcctcaacttgataaagggcatctatcaaaaacccaaagctaacatcacacttaatggtgagAGACTGATGCTTACCCCCTAAGATCAGGGAAAAGACAAGGATATCTAATTCTTCTTTAGAGGGTGGGAAATTTGTAGTGTAGCAGTATATAACTCATATAGCATTGTTGATGTTTCAGGACAAAACCCCTCTATTCTCTGAATAAATTCCAAACTCTGCCATGATATGCAAGGCCCTGGTGATCTGGCTCCTGTCTGCCTCTCCAAATCCATCTCTTAAGAAACATTAGTATAGGAaattgggcatctgggtggctcagttggttaagcgtctgccttcagctcaggtcatgatccccaggtcctggaatcgagccccacactgggctccctattcagcggggaccctgcttctccctctccctctgactatCACTCCCCcttcatgtgctctttctctctgtcaaataaataaataaaatctttaaaaaaaagaaagaaacattagtAAAGGTATTGAGTATCTATGATACCATAGGTCTGGGGTGATCATAGTAGGCTTCCTTGATAGAGTGACCAGTTGTCTTTGTCTGTGACTGAGAGGGTTCCTGGGATGCAAGACTCTCAGTATTAAAACTGGGCAAATCTTAGGAAAACCAGAATAAGTTGGTCACCCAATTTttagaagacaaggatgtccaactcttttttttttttttttaaagattttattcatttatttgacagagagagacacagcgagagagggaacacaagcagggggagtgggagagggagaagcaggctccccacggagcagggagcccgatgcgggactcgatcccaggaccctgggatcatgacctgagccgaaggcagtcgcttaaccaactgagccacccaggcgcccaaggatgtccaactcttgacacttctattcaacatagtactagaggttctagccagggcaaactaggcaagaaaattaaataaggaggagcaagatggcagaggagtaggagacctaaatttcgtctggtcccaagaattcagctagatagggatcaaaccactctgaacacctacgaactcaataggagatagaagaaaagaatagcagcaactctctgaacagaaaagcgaccactttctggaaggtctcttctgatttgtttagtgtatatttttctagggttgctgttaccctgttagcattttgttctctcattcatctattctcctctggacaaaatgacaagatggaaaaattcacctcaaaaaaaagaacaagaggcagtacctactgccagggacctaatcaatatggacattagtaagatgtcggaactagagttcagaatgacgattttaaagatactaactgggcttgaaaaagcatggaagatattagagaaaccctttctggagaagtaaaagaactaaaatctaaccaagtagaaatcaaaaaggctatcaatgaggtgcaatcaaaaatggaggctctaaatgctaggataaattaggcagaagagagaattagtgatatagaagaccaaatgatgaagaataaagaagctgagaaaaaaagagataaacaactactggaacacgagggcagaatttgagagatcagtgataccataagatgaaacaatattagaataactgggatcccagaagaagaagaaagagagagagagagaggcagaaggtatattggagcaaattatagcagagaacttccctaatttggggaaggaaacaggcatcaaaatccaggaggcacagagaaaccccctcaaaatcaataaaaataggtcaacaccctgacatctaatagtaaaacttacgagtctcagagacaaagagaaaatcctgaaagcagctcgggacaagagatctgtaacctacaatgacagaaacattagattggcaacagacctatccatagagacctggtaggccagaaaggactggtatgatatattcagagcactagatgagaaaaatatgcagccaagaatactatatccagctaggctgtcactgaaaatagaagcagagataaaaagtttccagggcaaaaaaaactaaaggaatttgcaaacacaaaaccagccctacaagaaatattgaaaggggtcctctaagcaaagagagagcctaaaagtaacatagaccagaaaagaacagagacaatatacagtaacagtcaccttacaggcagtacaatggcactaaattcatatctttcaatagttaccctgaatgtaaatgggttaaatgccccaatcaaaagacacagggtatcagactggataaaaaaaacaagacccatcgatatgctgtctgcaagagactcattttagacccaaagacacccccagattgaaagtgagggggtagaaaaccatttaccatgctaatggacaccaaaagaaagctggggtggcaatccttatatcagacaaattagattttaaacccaagactataataagagatgaggaaggacactatatcatacttaaagggtctatccaacaagaagatctaacaattgtaaatatctatgcccctaacatgggagcagccaattatataagccaattaagaacaaaagcaaagaaacacattgacaacaatacaataatagtgggggactttaacacccccctcactgaaatggacagatcatctaagcaaaagatcaacaaggaaataaagactttaaatgacacactggaccaaatggacttcacagatatattcagaacattccatcccaaagcaacagaacacacattcttctctagtgcccatggaacattctctagaatagatcacatcctaggtcacaaatcaggtctcaaccagtaccaaaagactgggatcattccctgcatattttcagaccacagtgctttgaaactagaattcaatcacaagaggaaagtcggaaagaactcaaatacatggaggctaaagagcatcctactaaagaatgaatgggtcaaccaggaaattaaagaagaattaaaaaataattcacggaaacaaatgaaaatgaaaatacaactgttcaaaatctttgggatgcagcaaaggcggtcctaagaggaaagtatatagcaatacaagcctttctcaagaaacaagaaaggtctcaaatacacaacctaatcctacacctacaggagctggagaaagaacagcaaatgaagcctaaacccagcaggagaagagaaataataaagatcagagcagaaatcaatgaaatagaaaccaaaagaacagtagaacagatcaacgaaactaggagctggttctttgaaagaattaacaagattggtaaacccctggccagacttatcaaaaagaaaagagaaatgacccaaataaataaaatcatgaatggaagaggagagatcacaaccaacaccaaagaaatacaaacaattataagaaaacattatgagcaactaccatgccagcaaatcagataatctggaagaaatggatgcattcctagagatatatcaactaccaaaactgaacccggaagaaatagaaaacctgaacagacctataaccactaaggaaattgaagcagtaatcaaaaatctcccgacaaacaaaagcccagggccagatggcttcccaggggaattctaccaaacatttaaagaagaattagggcgcctgggtggctcagttggttaagcgactgccttcggctcaggtcatgatcctggagtccctggatcgagtcccgcatcgggctccctgctcagcagggagtctgcttctccctctgaccctcccccctctcatgtgcttgctctctctcattctctctctctcaaataaataaataaaaaatctttaaaaaaataaaaataaaaaataaagaagaattaatacctattcttctgaaactgttccaaaacatagaaatggaaggaaaacttccaaactcgttttaggaggccaccattaccttgatcccaaaaccagaaaaagaccccatcaaaaaggagaattacagaccaatatccttgatgaacgtggatgcaaaaattctcaccaaaatactagtcaataggatccaacagtacattaaaaggattattcaccacacgaccaagtgggatttattcctgggctgcaaggttggttcaacatccgcaaatcaatcaatgtgatacaatacatt
Proteins encoded in this window:
- the CCNB3 gene encoding G2/mitotic-specific cyclin-B3 isoform X2; its protein translation is MPPPLPSRSSKPDTKKSQSSKIVPSDHGQSEKRGENYQAKISSCSPKRRCKKRSAFEDLTNASQSQPAQLKKEANKEFVKDVSKKIKGNTAALGLAKNNEMNKESYKLEPSPVVVSTTLVPNIMEKPLILEIPTISKTTTTEEVSFFKKPLILKEELTTEDTGLFKRSLSLKKSTNQGEVYLMEKPPSLQGEADNADEFVVEPMTFGKKHKTEEAAITKGTLSLKKMCTYQGDLALQDVTVEGDSFFMEPTNFRKKPKTEEATPTKKLLSLRKKKKCTTQGKVSHMKKPLVLQKTTSEEESLIKEPLAFKKKPTSKEATFTLRPLSLKKKYTIQGKLAHLKKPLELQKTTSGEKALIKEPLESLFQEPSALQEKHTTSGEVVLLKKPQALQEEKDSKYKYLMEPMSLRKKRTTKETNPTKKPLPVKKKCTIQGKMYHLKKPLALQKITSGEKSFIKEPRSPKKKDTTEESLFHEPPTLQEEHTTQEEVSILKKALTLQKTLTEEESLSKETLAFKKKCTIEEATPTKMLLSLKKRKCTSQGKVSCLKKPLVLQATSGDKLSFKKKSTTEEESLFKESPMLQEKHTTHGEVALLKKPGALQENVDGEDEFLMDPVPFRKKHTTDEAVSTKEPLSLKKKKCASQIMMSICQEMLDLQNMISKDKESFFMEPVSLRKKSSTEETILTKTPLSLKKKQFMQGKMFLLKKPLVSEKTISEEESLFKKLLPFNKKSITEEEFLFQDPPVLKEKHTTLQEVSLSTKPLALPEKTTTEEELYIKEPLTLEEKPTTEEEFLSQEPFSLHVKPTNKDESLFWKALGLQKKTDTKEDSLKKLLALQEKCTTEEESLLNKPLVLKEELSIEVATSLEKQLSLKKKPIAQGEVFLLKKHLALQENITNEESFIKQPLAFQKPSFEGTIPRESLALQENPTVEEEATLRGPLALKEKPSREKETLFKEPLSFQEKPTLNETFHVKETFALNEKPTTGRELSLKEPLALQENPTQKKDNSLKDFLILQVETSSYVSSTAPEPRTGLSSVGKFNITSKSSACESSSNKPSSSWGKRSQKEVTPLEDIDKNYSDPFFNPIYAKDIFSYMKEREEKFILKKYMNRQTDISSYMRAILVDWLVEVQMTFEMSHETLYLAVKLVDHYLMEVVCKRDKLQLLGSTAFLIAAKFEESCPPCVDDFLYICDDIYQRDEMLTMEISILQTLKFDINIPIAYHFLRRYARCLRANMKTLTLSRFICEMTLQEYDYVQERASKLAAGSFLLALYMKKLGHWAPALEYYSGYKTSDLHPLVKQLNTLLTLRPCNKLKTVHSKYSHQVFFEVTKIPPLDMLKLEEIFNYCEV
- the CCNB3 gene encoding G2/mitotic-specific cyclin-B3 isoform X1, encoding MPPPLPSRSSKPDTKKSQSSKIVPSDHGQSEKRGENYQAKISSCSPKRRCKKRSAFEDLTNASQSQPAQLKKEANKEFVKDVSKKIKGNTAALGLAKNNEMNKESYKLEPSPVVVSTTLVPNIMEKPLILEIPTISKTTTTEEVSFFKKPLILKEELTTEDTGLFKRSLSLKKSTNQGEVYLMEKPPSLQGEADNADEFVVEPMTFGKKHKTEEAAITKGTLSLKKMCTYQGDLALQDVTVEGDSFFMEPTNFRKKPKTEEATPTKKLLSLRKKKKCTTQGKVSHMKKPLVLQKTTSEEESLIKEPLAFKKKPTSKEATFTLRPLSLKKKYTIQGKLAHLKKPLELQKTTSGEKALIKEPLESLFQEPSALQEKHTTSGEVVLLKKPQALQEEKDSKYKYLMEPMSLRKKRTTKETNPTKKPLPVKKKCTIQGKMYHLKKPLALQKITSGEKSFIKEPRSPKKKDTTEESLFHEPPTLQEEHTTQEEVSILKKALTLQKTLTEEESLSKETLAFKKKCTIEEATPTKMLLSLKKRKCTSQGKVSCLKKPLVLQATSGDKLSFKKKSTTEEESLFKESPMLQEKHTTHGEVALLKKPGALQENVDGEDEFLMDPVPFRKKHTTDEAVSTKEPLSLKKKKCASQIMMSICQEMLDLQNMISKDKESFFMEPVSLRKKSSTEETILTKTPLSLKKKQFMQGKMFLLKKPLVSEKTISEEESLFKKLLPFNKKSITEEEFLFQDPPVLKEKHTTLQEVSLSTKPLALPEKTTTEEELYIKEPLTLEEKPTTEEEFLSQEPFSLHVKPTNKDESLFWKALGLQKKTDTKEDSLKKLLALQEKCTTEEESLLNKPLVLKEELSIEVATSLEKQLSLKKKPIAQGEVFLLKKHLALQENITNEESFIKQPLAFQKPSFEGTIPRESLALQENPTVEEEATLRGPLALKEKPSREKETLFKEPLSFQEKPTLNETFHVKETFALNEKPTTGRELSLKEPLALQENPTQKKDNSLKDFLILQVETSSYVSSTAPEPRTGLSSVGKFNITSKSSACESSSNKPSSSWGKRSQKEQVTPLEDIDKNYSDPFFNPIYAKDIFSYMKEREEKFILKKYMNRQTDISSYMRAILVDWLVEVQMTFEMSHETLYLAVKLVDHYLMEVVCKRDKLQLLGSTAFLIAAKFEESCPPCVDDFLYICDDIYQRDEMLTMEISILQTLKFDINIPIAYHFLRRYARCLRANMKTLTLSRFICEMTLQEYDYVQERASKLAAGSFLLALYMKKLGHWAPALEYYSGYKTSDLHPLVKQLNTLLTLRPCNKLKTVHSKYSHQVFFEVTKIPPLDMLKLEEIFNYCEV